Within the Paracoccus liaowanqingii genome, the region TCGGACTGCATCGCCGCGCCGCATCCGACGGGCCATCGGCGACCAGCATGGACCTGCGCCTGCAGGGCAGGGAGTTCGATGGCGCAGCCGATGAGTTCCTGGCGGCCGTCGACGCTTTCACAGTGCTGCATCCGCTGGCACGCGGTCCTGCAGCTCTGGCCCTGTGGCGCATGGCCGAGCTGTCGCCACCGGGGCAGGTGGCCGAGCCCGCCGTCTGGTCGGCACGCCACATGGCGGCAGGGGCCGAGGGGCTGCGTTTCGTCCCCTTCGGCCGGCATGGGCGGCGGGTCTGGACCGGCTATGGTCCGCCCGCGGATCGGCTCGCCACGCATCTTGCCGCGCTGCGCGCCGGTGCGCAGGAGGCGCGGGCGCTGATCCAGCGCATCGGTGCCTGGTCCGAGCAGGCCCGGGCCGCCACCGCCGGCATCAAGGGCGACAACGCCGCCCGGGTCATCGCCGTGCTGGCGGCCCGGCCCTTCGTCTCGGCCATGGAGATGGAGACGCGCGCCGGCATCAGCCGCCCCACGGCAGAGCGCATGCTGAAGCGCCTGAACGATCTCGGTCTGACCCGCGAAGTGACCGGCAATCGCAGGTTCCGGCTGTGGACTGTCGAAAACTGATCTTATCATGCCCTTGGGCTGCAGCACCTCGACGGCAGCCTGGGTGCAGATCCCACCACGGGATGGCGAAACACCGGAGGGCCAGATGACACGCACGCCGGACGCGAGGACGCCCCCGGATCAGAAGCCACCTGCTCTGAAAAGCGACAGTCGTCAGACCAACTGGCGCCGTGCCAATCTGTCCAGGTACCGCGCCCATCTTGCCGTGCAACGCGCGCTCACGTCCGGTCAACTGCTGCGCTGCTCCCCAACCTTGGACCGCCGGATGCTGGAGTTTTCCGGCTCGGTCATGGCGACGGGCTGGCTACGCCGCCGGGATAATGCAGGGCGATCGGGACGTTATATCCGATCGCACTATGAGGTCGGTCCTCGTTGTAGTGCCTACGCCAAGTCTCCAGTTTTTCCTGCGCGTCCACAAAGCTCATGAAGTTGCCATTGTCGCGCCATTGGTCCGAGCGGCAATGGCGACGCGCGTTCAGGCATTCGGACCGAAGCTTGCTGTTGAACGCCTCGATGAAGCCATTGTCAGTAGGCTTTCCAGGGCGTGAGAAGTCCAAGGTAACGTCGTTGGCATAAGCCCACAGGTCGAGATCGCGAGAGATAAATTCGGCTCGCCATCGTCGACCCGGATCGTCCTGGGATAGCCGACCTCGGCACAGACCCGTTCCAGTGTCCGGACCACATCCTCACCGCGGTAAGCGAAGCGCGGGTCGACTGCTGGACAAAAACGGGAATGCGTATCCACGATCGTCAGAATCCGCAGCTTGTTGCCGAGGGCGAGTTGGTCATGAACATTCGCCGGAAAAACAGTCCCCCGGACTGTTTTC harbors:
- a CDS encoding DUF1403 family protein, translated to MPSLANPQPWLAAQAAQATALADAARDLGRLEATLLALPAAEAGGARERLVHLEVEAMLRAQGLMLGRDEIGRELMEARAASDPEALRLARWAVRRLEGQGPLADLPAFLGLHRRAASDGPSATSMDLRLQGREFDGAADEFLAAVDAFTVLHPLARGPAALALWRMAELSPPGQVAEPAVWSARHMAAGAEGLRFVPFGRHGRRVWTGYGPPADRLATHLAALRAGAQEARALIQRIGAWSEQARAATAGIKGDNAARVIAVLAARPFVSAMEMETRAGISRPTAERMLKRLNDLGLTREVTGNRRFRLWTVEN